A window of the Acidovorax sp. YS12 genome harbors these coding sequences:
- a CDS encoding AlpA family phage regulatory protein — protein sequence MRQALSLLESGGPIRRLSLENGSDEDRLLRLPEVLRLTGMCRSALYDQMARGQFPGSIKIGQRATSWSAKAVRSWIARRVDSL from the coding sequence ATGAGGCAGGCGTTGTCGCTGCTGGAGAGTGGTGGGCCGATACGACGGCTGTCTTTGGAAAATGGAAGCGACGAAGACCGCCTGTTGCGGTTGCCGGAGGTGCTCCGCTTGACGGGGATGTGTCGCTCGGCCCTCTACGACCAAATGGCGCGAGGGCAGTTTCCGGGTTCTATCAAGATCGGGCAGCGTGCGACCTCATGGTCAGCCAAGGCAGTACGAAGCTGGATAGCGCGGCGTGTGGATAGTTTGTAG
- a CDS encoding AbiEi antitoxin N-terminal domain-containing protein has protein sequence MSSNSTLEQAVLALAGRRPLLRARDLAEQSLPTVVLTRLVAAGKLERIARGVYSLPGSPLSEHRSLAEAALRVPRGVVCLLSALRVHGIGTQAPFEVWMAIPHHSPTPLLDQPALRVVRMSGTALTEGIEPVEIDGVKVPVFNAAKTVADCFKYRNKIGLDVALEALRDGWTQRKLTMDALWHYATVDRVANVIRPYLESVTQ, from the coding sequence ATGAGCTCGAACTCAACGCTCGAACAAGCCGTCCTCGCGCTCGCCGGGCGTCGACCACTGCTGCGCGCGCGCGATCTAGCTGAGCAGAGCCTGCCGACAGTGGTGCTCACCCGGCTGGTTGCAGCCGGCAAGCTTGAGCGCATCGCCCGCGGCGTCTACAGTCTGCCAGGGAGCCCGCTCAGCGAGCACCGGTCCCTGGCCGAGGCAGCCCTGCGCGTGCCGCGCGGCGTGGTGTGCCTGCTGTCAGCGCTGCGCGTCCATGGCATCGGCACGCAGGCACCATTCGAGGTCTGGATGGCGATCCCCCATCACTCGCCCACACCCCTACTGGACCAGCCTGCTCTGCGCGTGGTGCGCATGTCGGGCACCGCTCTGACCGAGGGCATCGAGCCGGTCGAGATCGACGGCGTGAAGGTCCCAGTATTCAACGCGGCCAAGACAGTGGCCGACTGCTTCAAGTACCGCAACAAGATCGGCCTGGATGTGGCTCTGGAAGCGCTACGTGATGGCTGGACGCAGCGCAAGCTGACCATGGATGCCCTTTGGCACTACGCCACGGTGGACCGCGTCGCGAATGTCATACGGCCCTATCTGGAAAGCGTCACGCAATGA
- a CDS encoding helix-turn-helix transcriptional regulator produces the protein MPRVPPPLEERPTVLLAFGRAVRAARKAQGFSQEAFADRCGIDRSFMGCVERGERNLALVNIDKIVKALGMQPSEFFKALDDQTASTRKEAQP, from the coding sequence ATGCCCCGAGTACCGCCCCCTCTTGAAGAGCGGCCCACTGTGCTGCTTGCTTTTGGGCGGGCTGTACGGGCGGCCCGTAAAGCCCAAGGTTTCTCCCAAGAAGCCTTTGCCGACCGATGTGGAATCGACCGTTCCTTCATGGGGTGCGTGGAGCGCGGTGAACGCAATCTCGCCTTGGTGAACATCGACAAGATCGTCAAGGCTTTGGGCATGCAGCCCTCGGAGTTCTTCAAGGCGCTTGATGACCAGACCGCAAGCACCAGAAAAGAGGCTCAGCCGTAG
- a CDS encoding helix-turn-helix transcriptional regulator, with translation MTSTSHPLVTAGQLGSMLLAARKAQGLTQSVLSSRIGLSQSRVSHLELNAHELSVEQLLAWCAALGLELAVGARGKAAVSTTTTDW, from the coding sequence ATGACGTCGACATCACATCCGCTGGTCACTGCCGGCCAACTGGGGTCGATGCTGCTGGCCGCGCGCAAGGCCCAGGGGCTGACCCAGTCGGTGCTGTCCAGCCGTATCGGCTTGAGCCAGTCACGGGTCTCTCATTTGGAACTCAACGCCCACGAGTTGAGCGTGGAGCAACTCCTTGCATGGTGCGCCGCGCTGGGCCTAGAGTTGGCCGTGGGGGCCCGGGGCAAGGCTGCGGTGTCGACGACGACCACGGATTGGTGA
- a CDS encoding ATP-binding protein codes for MTYTAAQLQQVLDDHMQEGLYLEFKRGAALVPSNGARQELVKDCTGFANAGGGTILYGIAEEDVEGVPVAASLSPVTDPGVGGDWLTNVLRSNTSPPLGRFEITELAVPGGRIITIEIDASSTAHQNLLDRRYYQRAGRSTEPMLDFQIRDVMNRRLRPEVRVDPRLVNIKSNGELHRKELEVLITNVGQVTLENWQFEMDLPHEVIRDTRDPDGLPLLEALVESWGDTMSLARGPGDRRFLRITRGDPDDEQRRRTLHPGQTHTLVDPDRHPAIVVEVDHTIWRQVHGLPIIWRIFLPNLQPIQGEWRFEEWCNF; via the coding sequence ATGACCTACACCGCAGCGCAACTTCAGCAGGTTCTTGACGATCACATGCAGGAAGGGCTCTACCTAGAGTTCAAGCGCGGTGCAGCATTGGTGCCATCGAATGGGGCAAGACAGGAATTGGTAAAGGACTGCACCGGTTTCGCGAACGCCGGTGGTGGGACGATCCTGTATGGAATTGCCGAAGAAGATGTCGAGGGCGTACCTGTTGCAGCGTCACTCTCACCCGTTACCGACCCAGGTGTTGGCGGCGACTGGCTCACCAATGTCCTCCGAAGCAACACAAGTCCCCCGCTAGGCCGGTTCGAGATCACGGAACTCGCCGTGCCTGGAGGTCGGATCATCACTATTGAGATCGACGCTTCATCGACGGCACATCAAAATCTCCTCGATCGCCGGTATTACCAACGTGCGGGTCGAAGCACTGAACCGATGCTCGACTTTCAGATCCGCGATGTTATGAATCGTCGCCTAAGGCCGGAAGTTCGCGTTGATCCCAGGCTGGTCAACATCAAAAGCAATGGGGAACTGCACCGCAAGGAACTTGAGGTCTTGATCACAAACGTTGGTCAAGTCACGCTCGAGAACTGGCAGTTTGAAATGGACCTTCCGCACGAGGTCATTCGCGACACGCGTGACCCTGATGGACTCCCACTTTTGGAAGCGCTCGTCGAGAGCTGGGGCGACACAATGAGTCTCGCACGCGGCCCCGGCGACCGGCGCTTTCTCAGAATCACGCGCGGAGATCCTGATGATGAGCAGCGCCGTCGCACCCTTCATCCGGGCCAAACTCATACGCTGGTAGATCCAGACAGGCATCCCGCCATTGTGGTGGAGGTCGACCACACCATCTGGCGTCAAGTCCATGGACTACCGATCATCTGGCGGATCTTCCTGCCAAACTTGCAACCAATCCAAGGGGAATGGCGCTTTGAAGAATGGTGCAACTTCTAG
- a CDS encoding nucleotidyl transferase AbiEii/AbiGii toxin family protein, with translation MSRNLAASIRARLKQHADITRQDFNLTLTHYGLERLLYRLSVSAYASNYLLKGALLFSLWYEQPHRPTRDVDLLGFGPDDIDTAVAVFREICQIEVEDGIAFDPASVKGSVIRKEAGYGGVRIDLQAKLDGARIALQVDIGFGDAVTPAPESVSYPVLLDDLPAPRLRTYPKFTVVAEKFHAVCLLGIVNTRMKDYFDLWILLSDDALETSELRRAVEATFDRRKLAMPSTLPSGLSDAFVQDAAKQRQWAAFLKKNRLDALDLAEVVALLRREFQKLVAS, from the coding sequence ATGAGCCGCAACCTCGCCGCCTCCATTCGTGCCCGCTTGAAACAGCACGCTGATATCACCAGGCAAGATTTCAATCTGACGCTCACCCACTACGGACTGGAGCGGCTGCTATACCGCTTGTCGGTCTCGGCTTATGCGTCCAACTATCTGCTTAAGGGCGCCCTGCTGTTTTCGCTGTGGTACGAACAACCACATCGGCCAACACGGGATGTGGACCTGCTGGGTTTCGGTCCAGACGACATCGACACCGCCGTGGCGGTGTTCCGCGAGATTTGCCAGATCGAGGTGGAGGACGGCATCGCATTTGATCCCGCCTCGGTCAAAGGCTCGGTGATCCGCAAGGAAGCAGGTTATGGCGGTGTGAGGATTGACCTGCAGGCGAAGTTGGATGGTGCGCGCATCGCCCTGCAGGTGGACATCGGTTTTGGCGACGCGGTCACGCCGGCACCGGAATCGGTGAGCTACCCGGTGCTGCTCGATGACCTGCCCGCTCCACGACTGCGAACCTATCCGAAATTCACAGTGGTGGCCGAGAAGTTTCATGCAGTGTGCCTTTTAGGCATAGTCAACACCCGCATGAAGGACTACTTCGATCTCTGGATACTGCTTTCCGATGATGCCTTGGAAACCTCCGAGTTGCGCCGCGCAGTCGAGGCCACGTTCGATCGACGGAAACTGGCGATGCCCAGCACCCTACCCTCGGGCTTGAGCGATGCATTCGTGCAGGATGCTGCGAAGCAAAGGCAATGGGCGGCATTTCTGAAAAAGAATCGACTCGACGCCCTGGACCTCGCCGAGGTCGTCGCGCTGTTGCGCAGAGAGTTCCAGAAACTCGTGGCCTCCTGA